A stretch of the Mycobacterium sp. ITM-2016-00317 genome encodes the following:
- the trxB gene encoding thioredoxin-disulfide reductase: MTSSDVVHDVIIIGSGPAGYTAAIYAARAQLQPLVFEGSQFGGALMTTTEVENYPGFREGITGPELMDQMREQALRFGADLRMEDVDAVDLTGPVKSVTVGDETHRARAVILAMGAAARHLGIPGEDALLGMGVSTCATCDGFFFRDQDIVVVGGGDSAMEEATFLTRFARSVTLIHRRDEFRASKIMLERAQANEKITILTNTQVTAIEGDPKVTGVRLRNTVTGEESALAVTGVFVAVGHDPRSELVRGQVEVDDEGYVKVQGRTSYTSIDGVFAAGDLVDHTYRQAITAAGSGCAASIDAERWLADHAEPGERTSTTTEDSDLIGAQQ; this comes from the coding sequence ATGACTTCCTCGGACGTCGTCCACGACGTCATCATCATCGGATCCGGTCCGGCCGGGTACACGGCCGCGATCTACGCCGCCCGCGCCCAGCTGCAGCCGCTGGTGTTCGAGGGCAGCCAGTTCGGTGGCGCGCTGATGACGACCACCGAGGTCGAGAACTACCCCGGCTTCCGGGAGGGCATCACCGGACCGGAACTGATGGACCAGATGCGCGAGCAGGCGCTGCGCTTCGGCGCCGACCTGCGCATGGAGGACGTCGACGCCGTCGACCTGACCGGTCCGGTGAAGTCCGTCACCGTCGGCGACGAGACCCACCGCGCCCGCGCGGTGATCCTGGCCATGGGCGCGGCGGCCCGCCACCTCGGCATCCCCGGCGAGGACGCGCTGCTCGGCATGGGCGTGAGCACCTGCGCCACCTGTGACGGCTTCTTCTTCCGCGACCAGGACATCGTCGTGGTCGGCGGTGGCGACTCCGCGATGGAGGAGGCCACCTTCCTGACCCGCTTCGCCCGCAGCGTGACCCTGATCCACCGTCGCGACGAGTTCCGCGCCTCCAAGATCATGCTGGAGCGTGCGCAGGCCAACGAGAAGATCACCATCCTGACCAACACCCAGGTGACCGCGATCGAGGGTGATCCCAAGGTGACCGGCGTGCGGCTGCGCAACACCGTCACGGGCGAGGAGTCCGCGCTCGCGGTGACCGGCGTGTTCGTCGCCGTCGGGCACGACCCGCGATCGGAGCTGGTCCGCGGTCAGGTCGAGGTCGACGACGAGGGCTACGTCAAAGTGCAGGGCCGCACCAGCTACACGTCGATCGACGGTGTGTTCGCCGCAGGCGATCTCGTCGACCACACCTACCGGCAGGCGATCACCGCGGCCGGAAGTGGTTGTGCCGCATCGATCGACGCCGAGCGTTGGCTGGCCGACCATG